Proteins found in one Lycium ferocissimum isolate CSIRO_LF1 chromosome 6, AGI_CSIRO_Lferr_CH_V1, whole genome shotgun sequence genomic segment:
- the LOC132060786 gene encoding ethylene-responsive transcription factor ABI4-like, translating to MEDAIKPLQTNISSTLFKRCGGTNKRTLKGSGGGGAAGTMRYRGVRRRPWGRYAAEIRDPKSKERKWLGTFDTAEEAACAYDCAARAMRGLKARTNFVSPPHSFLNTPFLNYTSTKTVNHHQLSLKDLPIRQFFQSSHPKSSGGDFFGTNAIDNNIPSVIPQVESGKSTVYAEKSNNYLNMFLFHEILNSSSKSSLSSNTDLNINYAPCDEQLPLMFNGCSTDSSTANITFTGSSSSYNYMVNHETCSTNPIATRNPIFSFPLADLGLDSFPIVPSDSGFLEQALNGFFPKPMPFKSELLQANEDVQKSVVGHHTDRLGLSIDEYGDGISSHPEKLEADFNNGFEYTQLSSQPIDHQDFPDNTLGDMSFHYSDLLNVLAANMKNS from the coding sequence ATGGAAGATGCCATCAAGCCTCTTCAAACAAACATTTCTAGCACCCTATTTAAGAGATGTGGTGGCACCAACAAGAGAACACTCAAGGgcagtggtggtggtggtgctgCTGGAACCATGAGATACCGTGGTGTTCGTCGCCGTCCTTGGGGCCGGTACGCGGCGGAGATTCGCGACCCTAAGTCCAAAGAGAGGAAGTGGTTGGGAACTTTTGACACAGCTGAGGAAGCAGCTTGTGCCTATGATTGTGCTGCTCGAGCCATGCGTGGTCTTAAAGCAAGAACTAACTTTGTTTCTCCTCCTCATAGTTTTCTAAATACTCCTTTCTTAAACTATACTTCTACTAAAACAGTTAATCATCATCAGCTATCACTTAAGGACTTACCGATCAGACAGTTCTTTCAGTCAAGTCACCCCAAATCATCAGGTGGGGACTTCTTTGGGACGAACGCAATAGACAACAATATACCtagtgtgatcccacaagtggagtctgGGAAGAGTACAGTGTACGCAGAGAAAAGCAATAATTATTTGAACATGTTTCTCTTTCATGAAATTCTCAACTCCTCCTCGAAGTCGTCCCTTTCTTCAAACACTGATTTGAACATCAATTATGCCCCTTGTGATGAACAACTTCCTCTCATGTTTAATGGGTGTAGCACAGATTCTTCAACGGCGAATATCACCTTCACGGGATCTTCGTCATCTTATAATTATATGGTGAATCATGAGACATGTTCAACGAATCCAATAGCTACAAGAAACCCTATCTTTAGCTTTCCTTTAGCTGATTTGGGCTTGGATTCCTTTCCTATAGTTCCTTCTGATTCGGGCTTTTTGGAACAGGCTTTAAATGGCTTCTTCCCAAAGCCCATGCCTTTCAAGTCTGAGCTATTGCAAGCAAACGAGGACGTGCAGAAGAGCGTTGTTGGCCATCACACAGACCGTTTAGGTTTAAGTATTGATGAATATGGAGATGGAATTTCAAGTCATCCGGAGAAGTTAGAGGCCGATTTCAACAATGGGTTTGAATATACTCAGCTATCATCGCAGCCAATTGATCATCAAGACTTTCCGGACAATACGTTGGGAGACATGAGTTTTCACTACTCAGATCTTCTAAATGTATTAGCAGCTAACATGAAAAATTCTTGA
- the LOC132060787 gene encoding small ribosomal subunit protein uS19-like has product MADVEADVTAGQPRKRTFKKFSYRGVDLDALLDMSTDELVKLFNARPRRRFQRGLKRKPMTLIKKLRKAKREAPPGEKPESVKTRLRNMIIVPEMIGSVIAI; this is encoded by the coding sequence ATGGCGGACGTTGAAGCTGATGTGACAGCCGGACAGCCAAGGAAGAGAACATTTAAGAAGTTTAGTTACAGAGGAGTCGATCTCGATGCTCTTCTCGATATGTCTACTGATGAACTCGTTAAGCTCTTCAATGCTCGTCCTCGTAGAAGGTTTCAAAGAGGTTTGAAGAGGAAGCCGATGACACTGATCAAGAAGCTGCGGAAGGCGAAACGCGAGGCTCCACCAGGTGAAAAGCCAGAGTCTGTCAAAACTCGCTTGAGGAACATGATTATCGTTCCTGAAATGATTGGAAGTGTTATCGCAATTtag